The following proteins are co-located in the Papaver somniferum cultivar HN1 unplaced genomic scaffold, ASM357369v1 unplaced-scaffold_128, whole genome shotgun sequence genome:
- the LOC113331857 gene encoding LOW QUALITY PROTEIN: uncharacterized protein LOC113331857 (The sequence of the model RefSeq protein was modified relative to this genomic sequence to represent the inferred CDS: deleted 2 bases in 1 codon; substituted 1 base at 1 genomic stop codon), whose product MSVETDMVITRKVPTRRKARVNKNDKGKRGGGKVFRGSADKKVRVDKQMQKLFRKRARQYNSDDDEEEEEEHEEPAHKRKASHVDRRPVNNEVEASDGESSGEEXNGSDADDEVKGDSDDEGKNIDPGITMFTYGCKVFKMAFSTIIGKKVADPELGPVLSGHRELVAMKLAEELSERKAKGEAKKDKHMREKGHAKLPAYLDSHDKFLMSVATKGVIKLFTAVSKAQNAQKGLNPSRDKDAKAIAKRRRPTFLLEIRKRSSQPAETSSKAPLRDSYMLSNSKLKNWDKMEDLSMAHDTGGMAQESSDDED is encoded by the exons ATGTCTGTAGAAACTGATATGGTAATCACAAGGAAAGTTCCAACGAGGCGAAAGGCCCGTGTTAACAAAAATGATAAAGGGAAAAGGGGAGGGGGGAAAGTGTTTCGGGGTAGTGCTGATAAGAAAGTTAGGGTAGACAAGCAAATGCAAAAACTATTTCGTAAAAGGGCGAGACAGTACAACTCAGATGATgacgaggaggaagaggaagagcaCGAGGAGCCTGCGCATAAGCGAAAAGCTTCACATGTAGATCGAAGACCTGTTAATAATGAAGTGGAAGCTTCAGATGGGGAGTCTAGTGGAGAGGAA TGAAATGGTTCAGATGCTGATGATGAGGTGAAAGGGGATTCTGATGACGAAGGCAAAAATATAGATCCAGGAATTACAATGTTCACTTATGGTTGTAAAGTGTTTAAGATGGCTTTCAGCACAATCATTGGGAAGAAAGTTGCAGACCCTGAATTG GGCCCTGTTTTGTCAGGGCACAGGGAGCTAGTTGCTATGAAACTTGCTGAAGAGCTAAGCGAAAGAAAGGCCAAAGGGGAGGCCAAGAAGGACAAACATATG CGGGAGAAGGGCCATGCAAAGCTACCTGCATATTTAGACTCACACGACAAGTTTCTTATGAGTGTTGCTACTAAAGGAG TGATCAAGTTATTTACTGCG GTCAGCAAAGCGCAAAATGCTCAGAAAGGACTAAATCCATCAAGGGATAAAGATGCCAAAG CAATTGCTAAGCGTAGGAGACCGACATTCTTATTAGAAATACGCAAGAGAAGTTCACAACCAGCTGAAACTTCCTCCAAG GCTCCATTACGTGATAGTTATATGTTGTCAAACTCAAAGCTGAAGAACTGGGATAAAATGGAG GATTTGAGTATGGCACATGATACCGGTGGGATGGCGCAAGAGagttctgatgatgaagattga